The segment GCATGTAGGGGTTAAGGACTCCGAAGAGGATTCCAATGACACAGGtagaagcagcagcaaaaccAGCTGTATAAGGTCGTAGTCTTTGGGAAGAGATTTCACCAATAAAACCCCAACCAGTAGCTCCATTAGCCACCAGGCCGACATCTGGGTCACAATAGTCGCACTAGTGGAGTTTCCCCGGGAAACGCCAAGTGCCGAGTAATAAATAAGGCTAATATGATCGCTCACACTCTTCTCCTTGCTCAAGCTTTATCAGCAGTGCAAATCTAACGACGTCAACATGGCCCGCCTTGCCATACCGCACCTTCAACCTACCGCCAATTCAGCCCAATTGATTGTCAAGGGGCAGCCATTTCTTATGCTTCCTGCTGAGTTGCAAAACTCGTCCCTGTCGTCAGCTGATTATATGAGCTCAGTATGGAGTGACCTAAAGGCTGCAAACTTCAACACCGTACTGGGCAGCGTCTCTTGGGATGCGATCGAGCCTGAAGAGGGCAAATTCGATTTCTCTGAGCTCGACAAGATTATTCTTGATGCACGTCAACATGGATTGCACTTGGTGCTGCTCTGGTTTGGTAGCTATAAGAATGCTACGAGTTCTTATGTGCCAAATTGGGTCAAGTCAAACCCCATCAGATTTACAAGAGTGCAGATTCTAGACAATGACCGGCGTCTTAAGGCTACTGGCACCATTTCTCCCTTCTGCCGAGCAGCGTGGGAGGCCGATGCGAAAGCCTTTTCCACGCTCATGAGGCACATCAAAGAAATTGATGCCGCGCATAGCACAGTACTCACGACCCAGGTTGAGAACGAGTGCGGTGTCCTTGGCGACTCAAGAGACAGGAGTGAATTGGCAGACAAGGCCTTTCAACAGCCTGTGCCACTTGAGCTACTGGCTCATCTGGCGGGCAAGCAGCAGCTGCATCCAGAATTCGAGAAGAGATGGCCCAGGTTCAGAGAAACTGTCGATCTTGAACATAGTAAGACCTGGGAACAATCCTTCGGCCCGGGCAATACTGCCGATGAAATGTTCATGGTTCATGCTCTGGCTGCATATGTCGGCAAAGTCGCTCAGGCGGGCAAGGACGAATACCCCATTCCGTTTTTCGCCAATGTGTGGCTGAATACCGATGACGAATCTATTCTCGACGTTGATGGAGTTCCCGAAGACCTCAGGCTCGGTATAGTGGCCGCTGGTGGATCCAAGCCTGGCGAATACCCATCCGGCAGCCCATGCCCTCACACTCTGGACCTGTGGAAGTACTGTGCCCCAGCACTGGACTTCATCTCGCCCGATGTTTACTTGCAAGATTACGAATGGGTCTGTAAGCAGTACCGGTATGAGAACCAGCCGCTTCTTATCCCCGAGCAGCGTGCAGATGGACGAGGTTCGCGCCAAGCATGGCTGGCCTATGGCTCTTACGGTGCCCTGGGTTGCTCTCCCTTTGGAATCGACACGGTCGCAGCCGTGGAGAACGAGTTTAAAAAGCCATATGGActcttggccaagatgaGCCACCACATTCTGACAGCACAAGCCAGCCACCCGGAGGACATGTTTGGCTTCTTTTTTGATGAGCCGTCTCTTACCGCCAGAGATAGCTGGATCCGGTCGATGGGCAACTTCAGCCTTCGCGTCGAGCGCTCCTTTACCTTTGGAAAGAAAACACCAGGCTATGGCATTATTATTCATCGCGGTCAAGGGCGTTTCCTGCTCATCGGTGAAGGTTTCCAGGTCAGGTTTGAGAGCCTGAACCCCGATACTACCTACGCAGGCATTCTAGAATTCAGGGAGCTAAACGCAAGTCCTGAGGGTCAACTGTCAGAAGGGCGCAGGCTGAACGGCGACGAACGGATGAATGGAGATGTTGCTATGATGCCATCTGAAACCCCGGATTATGGTGGATACCCCATCCGAGTGACAGTCCCGTCAAGAACATGTATCGCCGAGTGTCTAGCATATAGCATCTAGAATATAGTCTGAAAGATGTTAAGGAATTAGTCATGATCATACTATCAACATCCTGGACACTGGTGGAAGCAGTCGCCAAATAATCTTGTTCAAAATAACGGGGACTGATGAAATTATAGTCCTGTCTCCAGGAACTAGATAAGGTCTTCTTGCTGATCACTCTGCATGCAAGTCGTTGATCTTCTTTCTATCCTTGTACATGTGGAAAGtgtgttgtttatattgcgcagtagtgctgggtgaaaaaTGTATTTTTATAAAACTTGGTTGTTAattattgagatgagagttcttctcgggtttatatctctagatgatttcatctaggactttgaactctaaatctaggactttcagactaacagtttgaatcctgaagggaagggggattcccggattttccaacagaGGTTTGGAAGGAAAGCGGGAAATTTGGAGATAGCTGGCCAAACGCCAAACAGCGTCGGCGAAGTGGGGCGCTACAGATGAATATTCGGGGCGCTTCGGCTGTCGGCCAAACCCGGCTGGAATGGCGGCTAAAACCGAGTAGGAATAGAACCTGAACCTGAAGACCTTTCGTACCGAAAGGCAAAAATCCAATacaatccaatccaatccatcaCTCGCCAGATGCCCATATCTACAGAAACATTGACCGATATCATAAAAATCATTTCATATGCCTCCGACCCACACAAAATCAGGAGGGACATGCTGGACATGTCGTCTCCGCCGAAAGAAATGCGACGGAGCCCGCCCCGTATGCGGCAGTTGCGCTGCTTTGG is part of the Fusarium oxysporum Fo47 chromosome VII, complete sequence genome and harbors:
- a CDS encoding glycoside hydrolase superfamily, with translation MARLAIPHLQPTANSAQLIVKGQPFLMLPAELQNSSLSSADYMSSVWSDLKAANFNTVLGSVSWDAIEPEEGKFDFSELDKIILDARQHGLHLVLLWFGSYKNATSSYVPNWVKSNPIRFTRVQILDNDRRLKATGTISPFCRAAWEADAKAFSTLMRHIKEIDAAHSTVLTTQVENECGVLGDSRDRSELADKAFQQPVPLELLAHLAGKQQLHPEFEKRWPRFRETVDLEHSKTWEQSFGPGNTADEMFMVHALAAYVGKVAQAGKDEYPIPFFANVWLNTDDESILDVDGVPEDLRLGIVAAGGSKPGEYPSGSPCPHTLDLWKYCAPALDFISPDVYLQDYEWVCKQYRYENQPLLIPEQRADGRGSRQAWLAYGSYGALGCSPFGIDTVAAVENEFKKPYGLLAKMSHHILTAQASHPEDMFGFFFDEPSLTARDSWIRSMGNFSLRVERSFTFGKKTPGYGIIIHRGQGRFLLIGEGFQVRFESLNPDTTYAGILEFRELNASPEGQLSEGRRLNGDERMNGDVAMMPSETPDYGGYPIRVTVPSRTCIAECLAYSI